A genomic segment from Blastococcus sp. PRF04-17 encodes:
- a CDS encoding putative bifunctional diguanylate cyclase/phosphodiesterase, whose amino-acid sequence MTAVADTGLPAGARTFRVGPAQRIMLLTATVAAAAVALFVLVVRPLPEAATAVALPWFLWAAAFALCEALVVHVQWQREAHSFSVGDLVLGAGLILAAPQDLVIAQVVGAGATLLLHRRQRGIKLAFNVALYGVGGSLATGVFALLSGPAFGTWDWLAALLAILVSTVVADLCIFAVISLSEGRPTLAPLLEMLALSLPFTLGSAAVGLVLARSAATDPAALALLALPSVLIVAAYRAYTGAREQQENLRLLHEVTSLLHSSGDSQEALGDFLHSVRSAFRAELAELVLLGPAGRDGATVSRSREGEEAVVMAPLEDAQDQHRLLRLASASGTLATRTGTGRGQPLGEYAAGRGLKDAMAAALRTDDRVHGLLLVGGRLGDVTTFSSSDLALLDTFARHVATSLERGRLEENLRQVTDLKEQLRHQALHDPLTGLPNRTLFLDRVRHAVDTAGRTRVWPAVLYLDLDGFKPVNDTFGHEAGDVLLRTVADRLRGCLRPADTAARLGGDEFVVLLNGPIDRFGVARVVDRIRAQLDVPILLGDGVVTTVGASIGVGIGDAGVPDADTLVRHADIAMYAAKRSLGQDFLIYEPGLGTTTSSNRKDSAAELAAAIENGELRTVYQPLIDMRTGRPIGAEALVRWQHPTEGMRSPDQFISLAEESGLITQIGELVLGDACHQAARWVEASPDQEDLLVTVNLSARQVGDEQIVEQVRDALAQSGLEPRRLVLEITETVLMHDRDAAAATLWLLKGLGVRIAIDDFGTGYSSLAYLRRFPIDMLKVAREFVDGLGRDAHDDVITRAIVELAGTLGLLTVAEGIETTQQSETVAALGCDIAQGYLFSRPIEADAASEVMSASVVSPIIRPRPQLRSDQDGTPELASA is encoded by the coding sequence ATGACCGCGGTGGCCGACACCGGCCTCCCCGCCGGCGCACGCACGTTCCGGGTGGGTCCGGCCCAGCGGATCATGCTGCTCACGGCGACGGTGGCAGCTGCCGCGGTCGCCCTGTTCGTCCTCGTCGTCCGCCCCCTGCCCGAGGCCGCCACGGCCGTGGCCCTGCCGTGGTTCCTCTGGGCTGCCGCCTTCGCCCTCTGCGAGGCGCTGGTCGTCCACGTCCAGTGGCAGCGCGAGGCGCACAGCTTCTCCGTGGGTGACCTCGTCCTCGGCGCCGGCCTGATCCTGGCCGCGCCCCAGGACCTGGTGATCGCCCAGGTCGTCGGAGCCGGCGCCACGCTGCTGCTGCACCGGCGCCAGCGCGGCATCAAGCTCGCCTTCAACGTCGCGCTGTACGGCGTCGGTGGCAGCCTCGCCACCGGCGTCTTCGCCCTGCTCTCCGGCCCGGCCTTCGGCACCTGGGACTGGCTGGCCGCGCTCCTCGCCATCCTGGTCAGCACGGTCGTGGCCGACCTGTGCATCTTCGCCGTCATCAGCCTGTCCGAGGGGCGCCCCACCCTGGCCCCCCTGCTGGAGATGCTGGCGCTGTCGCTGCCGTTCACCCTGGGCTCGGCCGCCGTCGGCCTGGTCCTGGCCCGTTCGGCGGCCACCGACCCGGCGGCCCTGGCCCTGCTGGCGCTGCCGAGCGTGCTCATCGTCGCCGCCTACCGGGCCTACACCGGTGCCCGCGAGCAGCAGGAGAACCTGCGCCTGCTGCACGAGGTCACCTCGCTGCTGCACTCCAGCGGCGACAGCCAGGAGGCGCTCGGCGACTTCCTCCACTCGGTGCGCTCGGCCTTCCGCGCCGAACTGGCCGAACTCGTGCTGCTCGGCCCGGCCGGCCGTGACGGAGCGACCGTCAGCCGCAGCCGCGAGGGCGAGGAGGCGGTCGTCATGGCTCCGCTCGAGGACGCGCAGGACCAGCACCGGCTGCTCCGCCTGGCCAGCGCGTCGGGCACCCTCGCCACGCGGACCGGCACCGGTCGGGGCCAGCCCCTCGGCGAGTACGCGGCCGGCCGGGGCCTCAAGGACGCGATGGCCGCCGCACTGCGCACGGACGACCGCGTCCACGGGCTGCTGCTCGTGGGTGGCCGCCTCGGTGACGTCACGACCTTCAGCTCGAGCGACCTCGCGCTGCTCGACACCTTCGCCCGGCACGTGGCGACGTCCCTGGAGCGCGGTCGCCTGGAGGAGAACCTCCGCCAGGTCACCGATCTCAAGGAGCAGCTCCGGCACCAGGCCCTGCACGACCCCCTGACCGGGCTGCCGAACCGCACCCTGTTCCTGGACCGCGTGCGGCACGCCGTCGACACCGCCGGTCGCACCCGCGTCTGGCCGGCGGTCCTGTACCTGGACCTCGACGGCTTCAAGCCGGTCAACGACACCTTCGGCCACGAGGCCGGTGACGTGCTGCTGCGCACCGTGGCCGACCGGCTGCGGGGCTGCCTGCGGCCGGCCGACACCGCCGCTCGTCTCGGCGGTGACGAGTTCGTCGTGCTGCTCAACGGGCCGATCGACCGCTTCGGCGTCGCCCGTGTCGTCGATCGCATCCGCGCCCAGCTCGACGTGCCGATCCTCCTCGGCGACGGCGTCGTCACCACGGTCGGTGCCAGCATCGGCGTCGGCATCGGTGACGCCGGCGTCCCCGATGCCGACACCCTCGTCCGGCACGCGGACATCGCGATGTACGCCGCCAAGCGCTCGCTCGGCCAGGACTTCCTGATCTACGAGCCGGGCCTGGGCACCACGACCTCCTCCAACCGCAAGGACTCCGCCGCCGAGCTCGCCGCCGCCATCGAGAACGGTGAGCTCCGGACGGTCTACCAGCCGCTGATCGACATGCGGACCGGCCGGCCGATCGGCGCCGAGGCGCTGGTCCGCTGGCAGCACCCCACGGAGGGGATGCGGTCGCCGGACCAGTTCATCAGCCTGGCCGAAGAGAGCGGCCTGATCACGCAGATCGGCGAGCTCGTGCTGGGCGACGCCTGCCACCAGGCGGCGCGGTGGGTGGAGGCCTCGCCCGACCAGGAGGACCTCCTGGTGACGGTGAACCTCTCCGCCCGCCAGGTGGGTGACGAGCAGATCGTCGAGCAGGTGCGCGACGCGCTGGCCCAGTCCGGCCTGGAGCCCCGCCGGCTGGTCCTGGAGATCACCGAGACGGTCCTCATGCACGACCGCGACGCGGCGGCGGCGACCCTGTGGCTGCTCAAGGGCCTGGGCGTGCGCATCGCGATCGACGACTTCGGCACCGGTTACTCGTCGCTGGCCTACCTGCGCCGCTTCCCCATCGACATGCTCAAGGTGGCCCGCGAGTTCGTCGACGGCCTCGGCCGGGACGCCCACGACGACGTCATCACCCGCGCGATCGTGGAGCTGGCCGGCACCCTCGGCCTGCTCACCGTGGCCGAGGGCATCGAGACCACGCAGCAGTCCGAGACCGTCGCCGCCCTCGGCTGCGACATCGCGCAGGGCTACCTGTTCTCGCGGCCGATCGAGGCCGATGCCGCCAGCGAGGTCATGTCGGCGTCCGTCGTCTCCCCGATCATCCGGCCGCGCCCCCAGCTGCGGTCCGACCAGGACGGCACGCCGGAGCTGGCCTCGGCCTAG
- a CDS encoding IS4 family transposase, whose protein sequence is MPVQSGTSRVVREVTVAEDRFAPGHLGELTQIVPFEMVDAALDETDTVQQRVRDLPSRVVVYLLLAGALFVECGYRQVWARLVAGLDGLPVAEPSAAGLAAARRRIGPAPLGKLFELLRGPAAGPATKGVWWRGRLVTAIDGTTMCCPDTPANLTVHRKGGSHHGGTGYPMVRLLALVACGTRTIIDAVFGSIGRGETGYAADLVPAMRAPMIVLADRNFAAADLIDKIADRGADLLIRVKSGRRLPVCRRCADGSWLSRIGQVEVRVIRAQITIDTGQRRRSEAYQLVTTVTDADCPAVEIVGLYHQRWEIETAYCELKQSIGGGRVLRARTPAGLEQEIYARLIAYQALRIAITDATLTAGDIDPDRASFTVALRAARDQLVKAAGVIADTSVDLVGVIGDQVLASLLPARRRRNTPRVVKRAISTYAPHTASGRLRGPSHRITISIDVLADPDP, encoded by the coding sequence TTGCCTGTTCAGTCTGGCACCAGTCGGGTCGTTCGTGAGGTCACCGTCGCCGAGGACCGGTTCGCGCCGGGTCATCTGGGTGAGCTGACCCAAATCGTGCCGTTCGAGATGGTCGACGCCGCCCTGGACGAGACCGACACCGTGCAGCAGCGGGTGCGCGATCTGCCCTCCCGGGTTGTGGTGTACCTGCTGCTGGCCGGAGCGCTGTTCGTCGAGTGCGGCTACCGGCAGGTGTGGGCGCGGCTGGTGGCCGGGCTGGACGGACTGCCGGTCGCCGAGCCGAGTGCGGCGGGCCTGGCCGCCGCCCGGCGCCGGATCGGGCCGGCGCCGCTGGGCAAGCTGTTCGAGCTGCTCCGCGGGCCGGCCGCCGGCCCGGCCACCAAGGGCGTGTGGTGGCGCGGCCGGCTGGTCACCGCGATCGACGGCACCACGATGTGCTGCCCGGACACCCCGGCCAACCTGACCGTCCACCGCAAGGGCGGCAGCCATCACGGCGGCACCGGCTATCCGATGGTCCGGCTGCTGGCGCTGGTCGCCTGCGGCACCCGGACGATCATCGACGCGGTCTTCGGGTCGATCGGCCGCGGGGAGACCGGCTACGCCGCCGACCTGGTGCCGGCCATGCGCGCGCCGATGATCGTGCTGGCCGACCGCAACTTCGCCGCCGCGGATCTGATCGACAAGATCGCCGACCGCGGCGCGGACCTGCTGATCAGGGTCAAAAGTGGACGCCGGCTGCCGGTCTGCCGCCGCTGCGCCGATGGCTCGTGGCTATCGCGGATCGGACAGGTCGAGGTTCGGGTCATCCGGGCCCAGATCACTATCGACACCGGCCAGCGGCGGCGCAGCGAGGCCTACCAACTGGTCACCACGGTGACCGACGCCGACTGCCCGGCCGTCGAGATCGTCGGCCTCTATCACCAGCGGTGGGAGATCGAGACCGCGTACTGCGAGCTCAAGCAGAGCATCGGCGGCGGGCGGGTGCTGCGCGCGCGGACCCCGGCCGGTCTCGAGCAGGAAATCTACGCACGGCTGATCGCCTACCAGGCACTCCGGATCGCGATCACCGACGCAACGCTCACCGCCGGCGACATCGATCCCGACCGGGCCAGTTTCACCGTCGCCCTCCGCGCCGCCCGCGACCAGCTGGTCAAGGCCGCCGGAGTCATCGCCGACACCAGCGTCGACCTCGTCGGCGTCATCGGCGACCAGGTCCTGGCCAGCCTCCTGCCCGCCCGACGCCGCCGAAACACCCCTCGGGTGGTCAAGCGAGCCATCTCCACCTACGCCCCGCACACCGCCAGCGGGCGACTCCGCGGACCCAGCCACCGGATCACCATCAGCATCGACGTCCTCGCCGACCCCGACCCTTGA
- the idi gene encoding isopentenyl-diphosphate Delta-isomerase, with product MEMIVLVDDEGRAIGEMPKPLVHHGETPLHRAFSAYLFDDDGRLLVTRRAEDKATFPGMWTNTVCGHPGPGEGDDAAIARRARSELGLDVGDLRPAVPGYRYRAEFRGVVENEICPVYLGRFTGTPMPDPAEVGEWELLDWGAFRRRQESEGDAWSPWCREQARLIEEAGLVPSSPTRPD from the coding sequence ATGGAGATGATCGTGCTCGTGGACGACGAGGGGCGGGCCATCGGAGAGATGCCCAAGCCGCTGGTGCACCACGGCGAGACGCCGCTGCACCGCGCCTTCTCCGCCTATTTGTTCGACGACGACGGCCGGCTGCTGGTCACGCGTCGGGCCGAGGACAAGGCGACGTTCCCGGGCATGTGGACCAACACCGTGTGCGGGCATCCGGGACCGGGGGAGGGCGACGACGCGGCGATCGCCCGCCGGGCCAGGTCCGAGCTGGGCCTGGACGTCGGTGACCTGCGTCCGGCCGTCCCGGGCTACCGCTACCGCGCCGAGTTCCGCGGCGTGGTGGAGAACGAGATCTGCCCGGTCTACCTGGGCCGTTTCACCGGTACGCCCATGCCGGACCCCGCCGAGGTGGGGGAGTGGGAGCTCTTGGACTGGGGGGCCTTCCGGCGACGGCAGGAGTCCGAGGGCGACGCCTGGTCCCCGTGGTGCCGGGAGCAGGCCCGGTTGATCGAGGAGGCCGGTCTGGTGCCGTCGTCCCCGACCAGGCCGGACTAG
- a CDS encoding alpha/beta fold hydrolase produces the protein MDSFQRNGLTFDVADGGPADGEPVVLLHGFPQDCTAWRHVSPALHQAGLRTLAPDQRGYSPMARPRTRAQYKLREATSDVLALLDAAGLERAHVVGHDWGGVVGWALGAWHPDRVRTLTALSVPHPAAMAKAMVTSDQALRSFYMAVFQLPLLPERLLLSGGGAALRRMLRSGGLPEETVHHYVSRMHEPGALSAALGWYRALPFGARDPIGKVRVPTLHVWSSGDAFLGRAATEATERYVDAPYRLEVLDDLPHWIPELAPERVAELVTAHVRTAA, from the coding sequence GTGGACAGCTTCCAGCGCAACGGGTTGACCTTCGACGTCGCGGACGGCGGACCGGCGGACGGCGAACCGGTGGTCCTGCTGCACGGGTTCCCGCAGGACTGCACCGCGTGGCGGCACGTCAGCCCCGCGCTGCACCAGGCCGGGCTGCGCACCCTCGCCCCCGACCAGCGCGGCTACTCCCCCATGGCCCGGCCGCGCACCCGGGCCCAGTACAAGCTGCGCGAGGCGACCTCCGACGTCCTCGCCCTGCTCGACGCCGCCGGGCTCGAGCGGGCGCACGTCGTCGGGCACGACTGGGGCGGCGTCGTCGGCTGGGCGCTGGGCGCCTGGCACCCCGACCGCGTGCGCACCCTCACCGCGCTGTCGGTGCCCCACCCCGCCGCGATGGCGAAGGCCATGGTCACCAGTGACCAGGCGCTGCGCTCCTTCTACATGGCGGTGTTCCAGCTCCCGCTGCTGCCCGAGCGGCTGCTGCTGAGCGGGGGCGGCGCCGCCCTGCGCCGGATGCTGCGCTCGGGCGGCCTGCCCGAGGAGACGGTGCACCACTACGTCTCCCGCATGCACGAGCCCGGGGCGCTCTCGGCCGCACTGGGCTGGTACCGCGCGCTCCCCTTCGGCGCCCGCGACCCCATCGGCAAGGTCCGGGTGCCGACGCTGCACGTCTGGAGCAGCGGCGACGCCTTCCTGGGCCGCGCCGCGACGGAGGCGACCGAGCGGTACGTCGACGCGCCCTACCGGCTGGAGGTGCTCGACGACCTGCCGCACTGGATCCCCGAGCTGGCGCCGGAGCGGGTGGCCGAACTGGTCACTGCGCACGTCCGCACCGCGGCCTGA
- a CDS encoding MFS transporter — MTATAPSLTRAERLDRLPLNREHGRLVAGSGVGWALDAMDVGLISFVMAALAVQWDLSRTELSWIGSIGFIGMALGATLGGLLADRIGRRQVFALTLLVFGLATGAAALAWSVGALLVFRFLIGLGLGAELPVASTLVSEFSPARVRGRLVVLLEAFWAVGWTLAALIGFFVVPRSDDGWRWALAIGALPALYAVVVRRGLPESVRFLETRGRVAEAESAVRRFEGAAGVEPVESPPPRPLPSPGPRALWTSGARVRTASLWLVWFSINFSYYGAFIWLPTLLFESGFSLVKSFEFTLWITLAQLPGYAVAAFLIEKWGRRPTLAVFLLGSAAGAAMFATAEGETAVLVTGMVLSFFNLGAWGALYAVTPEVYPTVLRATGAGAAAGFGRIASILAPLSVPWLLGLGGTGMVFGTFAAFFVLGALGTWGLPERRGQALDDAPASPQERPRRAGPAERPPADRSSSRVAERLFSAAERGHSRAP; from the coding sequence ATGACCGCCACGGCACCCTCGCTCACCCGGGCCGAGCGGCTCGACCGGCTGCCCCTCAACCGCGAGCACGGCCGGCTGGTGGCCGGCTCGGGCGTGGGCTGGGCGCTGGACGCGATGGACGTCGGCCTCATCTCCTTCGTCATGGCGGCGCTGGCCGTCCAGTGGGACCTGTCGCGGACCGAGCTGTCGTGGATCGGCTCCATCGGGTTCATCGGCATGGCGCTGGGTGCCACCCTCGGCGGGCTGCTCGCCGACCGCATCGGCCGGCGCCAGGTCTTCGCCCTGACGCTGCTGGTCTTCGGCCTCGCCACCGGCGCCGCCGCGCTGGCCTGGTCGGTCGGGGCGCTGCTGGTCTTCCGCTTCCTCATCGGGCTCGGCCTCGGTGCCGAACTGCCCGTCGCGTCGACGCTGGTCAGCGAGTTCTCGCCGGCGCGGGTGCGCGGTCGACTGGTCGTCCTGCTCGAGGCGTTCTGGGCGGTCGGCTGGACGCTGGCGGCCCTCATCGGCTTCTTCGTCGTCCCCCGGAGCGATGACGGCTGGCGGTGGGCGCTGGCGATCGGCGCGCTGCCCGCCCTGTACGCCGTCGTCGTCCGCCGGGGTCTGCCCGAATCGGTGCGGTTCCTGGAGACGCGCGGCCGGGTGGCCGAGGCCGAGTCGGCGGTCCGCCGGTTCGAGGGGGCCGCCGGCGTCGAGCCGGTGGAGTCGCCACCTCCGCGGCCGCTGCCGTCCCCGGGACCCCGCGCACTGTGGACGAGCGGTGCGCGAGTGCGCACGGCGTCGCTGTGGCTGGTGTGGTTCAGCATCAACTTCTCGTACTACGGCGCCTTCATCTGGCTCCCGACGCTGCTGTTCGAGTCGGGGTTCTCCCTGGTGAAGTCGTTCGAGTTCACGCTCTGGATCACCCTCGCGCAGCTGCCCGGGTACGCGGTCGCCGCCTTCCTGATCGAGAAGTGGGGGCGCCGCCCCACCCTGGCGGTGTTCCTGCTCGGCTCGGCAGCGGGAGCGGCGATGTTCGCGACCGCGGAGGGCGAGACCGCCGTCCTCGTGACCGGCATGGTCCTGTCGTTCTTCAACCTGGGCGCGTGGGGCGCCCTCTACGCCGTGACCCCGGAGGTCTACCCGACCGTCCTGCGGGCGACCGGCGCGGGCGCGGCCGCCGGATTCGGGCGCATCGCCTCGATCCTCGCGCCGCTCAGCGTGCCCTGGCTGCTGGGCCTGGGCGGCACGGGCATGGTCTTCGGCACCTTCGCGGCCTTCTTCGTGCTCGGCGCGCTGGGCACCTGGGGCCTGCCCGAGCGCCGCGGCCAGGCGCTGGACGACGCACCCGCCTCCCCGCAGGAGCGACCTCGGCGAGCCGGACCGGCTGAGCGGCCGCCGGCGGATCGGTCGTCGTCGCGCGTGGCCGAAAGGCTGTTCAGCGCCGCTGAACGCGGGCACAGTCGGGCGCCATGA
- a CDS encoding cupin domain-containing protein has protein sequence MSLDPVETNPRHYTVVFENERVRVLEYTDAPGDRTTPHEHPDSVMHTLSSFRRRLHSGGQHRDVDLPAGMTGWLPAQEHAGENIGDTPTHVLFVELKDGAPGARAGAVLGPQT, from the coding sequence ATGAGCCTGGACCCCGTGGAGACCAACCCCCGGCACTACACGGTGGTCTTCGAGAACGAGCGGGTGCGCGTCCTGGAGTACACCGACGCTCCCGGCGACCGGACGACGCCGCACGAGCATCCCGACTCGGTGATGCACACGCTCAGCTCGTTCCGCCGGCGACTGCACTCCGGTGGCCAGCACCGGGACGTCGACCTGCCGGCCGGCATGACCGGATGGCTGCCCGCCCAGGAGCACGCCGGCGAGAACATCGGCGACACCCCCACGCACGTCCTCTTCGTGGAGCTCAAGGACGGCGCCCCCGGTGCCCGGGCGGGAGCAGTCCTGGGACCGCAGACGTGA
- a CDS encoding DNA-binding protein yields the protein MTAPLDGLPRGIGRPATAALAEAGYTRLDQLAGVPRRDVAELHGVGPTALRVLGAALAAHGLSFG from the coding sequence GTGACCGCTCCGCTCGACGGCCTCCCCCGCGGCATCGGCCGGCCCGCGACGGCCGCGCTCGCCGAGGCCGGCTACACCCGGCTCGACCAGCTCGCCGGCGTACCCCGGCGGGACGTGGCGGAGCTGCACGGCGTCGGTCCCACGGCGCTGCGCGTGCTGGGCGCGGCGCTCGCGGCGCACGGCCTGTCCTTCGGCTGA
- the merB gene encoding organomercurial lyase, whose translation MDPADLALRNETYRRFVAAGRAPSAAEVGAALGRSVADVLDGWRRLHDAHALVLDAARASIRMANPFSAVPTAYRVEAAGRWWYANCAWDAFGICAALHVDGRIETSCADCGEPLSVAVRDQRPDDADLLFHCLVPARYWWDDIVFT comes from the coding sequence GTGGACCCCGCCGATCTGGCGCTGCGCAATGAGACCTACCGCCGGTTCGTCGCGGCCGGTCGCGCGCCGTCGGCGGCCGAGGTCGGCGCAGCCCTCGGCCGCAGCGTCGCGGACGTGCTCGACGGCTGGCGCCGGCTGCACGACGCGCATGCCCTGGTGCTGGACGCGGCCCGGGCCTCGATCCGCATGGCGAATCCGTTCTCGGCGGTGCCGACGGCCTACCGGGTCGAGGCGGCGGGACGGTGGTGGTACGCCAACTGCGCCTGGGACGCGTTCGGCATCTGTGCCGCACTGCACGTCGACGGCCGAATCGAGACCTCGTGCGCCGACTGCGGGGAGCCGCTGTCGGTGGCGGTGCGCGACCAACGGCCTGACGACGCCGACCTGCTGTTCCACTGCCTGGTACCGGCGCGGTACTGGTGGGACGACATCGTCTTCACCTAG
- a CDS encoding alkylmercury lyase family protein translates to MNLFRSEEHVRRWLGDRPAGATLPVTTLSALAHAWWGDRLASDWVPHARDSNQAILDRLGLVGEFWQLP, encoded by the coding sequence ATGAATCTCTTCCGGTCGGAGGAGCACGTGCGGCGCTGGCTCGGCGACCGGCCGGCCGGCGCGACGCTCCCGGTGACGACGCTCAGTGCCCTGGCCCACGCCTGGTGGGGCGACCGCCTCGCCTCCGACTGGGTGCCGCACGCCCGGGACTCCAACCAGGCGATCCTGGACCGCCTGGGGCTCGTCGGGGAGTTCTGGCAGCTGCCGTGA
- a CDS encoding AAA family ATPase produces the protein MVAGDFGWTSYGPQPSGGAVGGSGPDAELRPELADVGRLARRGLRAVVGAARAGERPRLPRILGDHLGSGATALDVVEETWPGYDHVNVQAGLDAWLDRPGRTWELVGIANFQHAMFGLGDLLSDAGGPAGPMGLRPGNPATVNLASGPDGAVRPCQRCGIYLVREGEVRTALLLRGATPEFGTNQVTLALVSTDPAAGARAAAEIRQATLEHNVFRGQVLSFDQEVFGHGQTLLQFHRRPTMTADQLILRRETLAEIERQVVEVARHKHRLLAAGQHLKRGLLLYGPPGVGKTHTVRYLTSRLTETTVLQLTGNALHLIAEACSVARALQPSMLIVEDVDLIAEDRGTHPGQHPLLFQLLNEMDGLAEDADVVFVLTTNRADLLEPALAARPGRVDQAVALELPDAEARRALFELYRGSMAVDTSGLDDVLARTDGVTASFLKELLRRAALLAATRTPADEELAVSAEDLRAALDELLDTRNAMTRTLLGSVPA, from the coding sequence GTGGTGGCCGGAGACTTCGGATGGACGTCCTACGGACCGCAGCCGTCCGGCGGCGCCGTCGGCGGCAGCGGGCCGGACGCCGAGCTGCGCCCCGAGCTGGCCGACGTGGGGCGGCTGGCCCGCCGCGGTCTGCGCGCGGTCGTCGGTGCCGCGCGGGCGGGGGAGCGGCCGCGTCTCCCGCGCATCCTGGGCGACCACCTGGGGTCCGGCGCCACCGCGCTCGACGTCGTCGAGGAGACGTGGCCGGGCTACGACCACGTGAACGTCCAGGCAGGCCTCGACGCCTGGCTCGACCGGCCGGGCCGCACGTGGGAGCTGGTGGGCATCGCCAACTTCCAGCACGCGATGTTCGGTCTCGGAGACCTCCTCTCGGACGCCGGAGGACCGGCCGGACCCATGGGCCTGCGCCCCGGCAACCCCGCGACGGTGAACCTGGCCAGCGGACCGGACGGCGCCGTCCGGCCCTGCCAGCGCTGCGGCATCTATCTCGTGCGCGAGGGGGAGGTCCGCACTGCCCTGCTCCTCCGTGGCGCCACGCCGGAGTTCGGGACCAACCAGGTCACCCTCGCGCTGGTCAGCACCGACCCGGCGGCGGGAGCGCGGGCGGCCGCCGAGATCCGGCAGGCCACGCTGGAGCACAACGTGTTCCGCGGTCAGGTGCTCTCCTTCGACCAGGAGGTCTTCGGGCACGGGCAGACGCTGCTGCAGTTCCACCGCCGGCCGACCATGACCGCCGACCAGCTGATCCTGCGCCGCGAGACCCTCGCCGAGATCGAGCGGCAGGTGGTGGAGGTCGCTCGACACAAGCACCGGTTGCTCGCCGCGGGCCAGCACCTCAAGCGCGGCCTGCTGCTGTACGGCCCGCCCGGGGTGGGCAAGACGCACACCGTTCGGTACCTCACCAGCAGGCTGACCGAGACGACGGTCCTCCAGCTGACCGGCAACGCGCTGCACCTGATCGCGGAGGCGTGTTCCGTCGCCCGGGCACTGCAGCCCTCCATGCTGATCGTCGAGGACGTCGACCTGATCGCCGAGGACCGTGGGACGCACCCCGGTCAGCACCCGCTGCTGTTCCAGCTGCTCAACGAGATGGACGGCCTCGCCGAGGACGCCGACGTCGTCTTCGTGCTGACCACCAACCGCGCCGACCTGCTCGAACCGGCGCTGGCCGCGCGTCCGGGACGGGTCGACCAGGCGGTCGCGCTCGAGCTCCCCGACGCCGAGGCGCGACGGGCGTTGTTCGAGCTCTACCGCGGCAGCATGGCCGTCGACACCAGCGGGCTGGACGACGTCCTCGCGCGGACCGACGGCGTGACGGCCTCGTTCCTCAAGGAGCTGCTCCGCCGGGCCGCCCTTCTCGCGGCCACCCGCACGCCCGCCGACGAGGAGCTGGCCGTGTCGGCCGAGGACCTCCGGGCCGCGCTCGACGAACTGCTGGACACCCGCAACGCCATGACGCGCACACTGCTGGGCAGCGTGCCGGCCTGA
- a CDS encoding acyl-CoA dehydrogenase family protein, which translates to MDAEDFRQIRDAVRSLVRESVVPREEQIEDDDRIPDDLRAQAAGMGLFGYALPEEYGGLGVTMSEDVRLAFEFGYTTPAFRSLFGTNNGICGQVIARFGSDQQKATYLPGLATGRLIGSFALTEAEAGSDPAGLRTSARRDGDGWMINGSKRYITNAPLADLFVVFARTDPAERGGRGISSFVVEKATPGVTVGPKDEKMGQRGAWTAEVFFDDVRVRGDAVIGEEGRGYSKALTVLSRGRLHIAALCVGMAERVLDESVAYAATAKQGGAPIGRFQLVQAMLADMHAELLAGRSMVLDVAARYDSGEDTSVGPSAAKLFCTEMVGRAVDRAVQVHGGLGYLRTTPVERFYRDARLFRLYEGTSEVQRVIIGGALLREAGMPRE; encoded by the coding sequence GTGGACGCCGAGGACTTCCGCCAGATCCGCGACGCGGTCCGCTCGCTCGTTCGCGAGTCGGTCGTGCCCCGCGAGGAGCAGATCGAGGACGACGACCGGATCCCCGACGACCTGCGCGCGCAGGCTGCCGGCATGGGTCTGTTCGGCTACGCGCTGCCCGAGGAGTACGGCGGGCTCGGCGTCACCATGAGCGAGGACGTGCGGCTCGCGTTCGAGTTCGGCTACACGACCCCGGCCTTCCGGTCGCTCTTCGGCACCAACAACGGCATCTGCGGGCAGGTGATCGCCCGGTTCGGCAGCGACCAGCAGAAGGCGACGTACCTGCCCGGCCTGGCCACCGGCCGGCTGATCGGATCGTTCGCGCTCACCGAGGCCGAGGCGGGCTCCGACCCGGCGGGGCTGCGCACCAGCGCCCGCCGGGACGGCGACGGCTGGATGATCAACGGCAGCAAGCGGTACATCACCAACGCGCCGCTGGCCGACCTCTTCGTCGTCTTCGCCCGCACGGACCCGGCCGAGCGGGGCGGCCGGGGCATCTCCAGCTTCGTGGTCGAGAAGGCCACGCCCGGGGTCACCGTCGGGCCCAAGGACGAGAAGATGGGCCAGCGCGGCGCGTGGACGGCGGAGGTCTTCTTCGACGACGTCCGGGTGCGCGGCGACGCCGTGATCGGCGAGGAGGGCCGCGGCTACTCGAAGGCGCTCACCGTCCTCTCCCGCGGCCGGCTGCACATCGCCGCGCTGTGCGTCGGCATGGCCGAGCGCGTGCTCGACGAGTCGGTGGCCTACGCCGCCACCGCCAAGCAGGGCGGTGCGCCGATCGGCCGGTTCCAGCTGGTGCAGGCGATGCTGGCCGACATGCACGCCGAGCTGCTCGCCGGCCGCAGCATGGTCCTCGACGTGGCCGCCCGGTACGACAGCGGCGAGGACACCTCGGTCGGGCCGTCGGCGGCGAAGCTGTTCTGCACCGAGATGGTCGGCCGGGCCGTCGACCGCGCCGTGCAGGTGCACGGCGGGCTCGGCTACCTGCGGACGACGCCCGTCGAGCGCTTCTACCGCGACGCCCGGCTCTTCCGGCTCTACGAGGGCACGAGCGAGGTGCAGCGCGTGATCATCGGCGGCGCCCTGCTGCGCGAGGCGGGCATGCCCCGTGAGTGA